A single genomic interval of Helianthus annuus cultivar XRQ/B chromosome 6, HanXRQr2.0-SUNRISE, whole genome shotgun sequence harbors:
- the LOC110893747 gene encoding VIN3-like protein 1 — MDKKFVKNQDSKKVAVGPKGQPLESNNRKGENPIRVPPTTEPQGSRFPTTSICRNTACKGVLYDVDRFCKRCSCYVCHSFDNNKDPSLWLECASGSCGSTCHIECALHRRKVGVVDRGQGMRLDGSYRCPSCGNTSEILGYWKKQLTVAKECRRVDILCYRIYLSFRILNGILRFQDLQKFVIEAKQILETEVGPLGEVCAKLARFTVSKLSVAGEVQALCNAALQKADEFSATRSSAPGGKEGSVPQMEGTSGAKHAEPDSILKGRDSGKLPQLTWVDVEEQGGLDDISGPELSGLGHLVKHNTSKADGSPSTSNGLHTNIVIVPDVDDEAAPKDIPRDEADLRGNVDENYEYCVVFRKLEREGHITKEFRRKLFTWFPLSSTEHERRMVDAFIRTLGDDPQSLGEQLVDSFGDIVNKKRPRS; from the exons ATGGATAAGAAATTTGTGAAGAATCAGGATTCCAAGAAGGTAGCCGTGGGTCCTAAAGGCCAACCATTAGAAAGCAACAACAGAAAAGGGGAAAACCCTATTCGAGTCCCACCAACCACAGAGCCACAAGGTTCTAGATTCCCAACTACATCGATCTGCAGGAACACTGCATGTAAAGGTGTGCTTTATGATGTTGACCGCTTCTGCAAGAGGTGTTCATGCTACGTTTGTCATTCATTTGATAACAACAAAGATCCTAGTCTTTGGTTGGAATGCGCATCAGGTTCATGTGGGTCAACTTGCCACATTGAGTGTGCCCTCCATCGACGAAAGGTCGGAGTGGTTGATCGTGGCCAAGGGATGCGGCTCGATGGGAGTTATCGTTGTCCGTCATGTGGTAATACCTCAGAGATCCTTGG GTATTGGAAAAAGCAGCTGACTGTTGCTAAAGAGTGCCGCCGTGTCGATATCCTATGCTATAGGATATATTTGAGTTTTAGGATTCTAAATGGCATATTAAGGTTTCAAGACCTTCAGAAATTTGTTATAGAGGCAAAACAAATATTAGAGACGGAAGTGGGCCCACTGGGTGAGGTGTGTGCCAAGCTGGCGCGATTTACTGTAAGCAAACTCTCTGTCGCAGGAGAAGTGCAAGCTTTGTGTAATGCTGCACTCCAAAAGGCAGATGAATTTTCTGCCACACGTTCTAGTGCCCCAGGTGGTAAAG AAGGCTCTGTTCCTCAAATGGAAGGAACATCTGGTGCCAAACATGCTGAACCAGACTCTATACTTAAAGGCCGAGACTCTGGGAAACTGCCACAACTAACTTGGGTTGATGTTGAAGAACAAGGAGGCTTGGATGATATATCAGGTCCAGAATTGAGTGGGCTTGGTCATCTGGTCAAGCACAACACTTCGAAAGCTGACGGGTCACCATCCACGTCAAACGGGCTGCACACGAATATTGTAATAGTTCCTGACGTAGATGACGAAGCTGCTCCGAAAGATATCCCTAGGGATGAAGCAGATCTCCGTGGTAATGTGGATGAGAACTATGAATACTGTGTGGTGTTCCGAAAGCTTGAGCGTGAAGGGCACATCACGAAGGAATTTAGACGAAAACTGTTCACGTGGTTTCCTCTGAGTTCAACCGAGCATGAACGTAGAATGGTTGACGCTTTCATCCGAACACTCGGGGATGACCCTCAAAGCTTAGGAGAACAGTTGGTTGACTCCTTTGGCGATATCGTGAACAAGAAAAGGCCCAGAAGTTAA